CAAAAATATAAAGTCTTGTATGCTCTAAAAATTTGTCGACAATACTAATTACTTCAATATTTTCACTCATGCCTTCAACGCCAGGCACTAAACAGCAGATGCCTCTTACAATCATTTGTATTTTTACACCATGATTACTTGCTTCGTAAAGCTTATCAATCATTTTGTAGCTACTTATACTATTCATTTTAAGTTTTACATAAGCTGGCTTACCTTCGTTTGCATTAGCAATTTCATTATCAATTAGTGTAAATAATTTGGTCTGCGTATAATGAGGTGAGGTTATAATATGTTTGTATCTATAAATCTTATAGTTTACCTCAAAAAAGCTAAATACTTTATTGACGTCTTTAAGTAATTTTTGGTCGGCAGTTAATAAGGTGAAATCTGTATAAATACGTGCAGTGGATTCATTAAAATTTCCAGTACTAATAAAACCATAGCGCTTTAGCTTTTTTTCTTCTTCTCGCTCTATAATGCACATCTTGCTATGCACTTTTAGACCAGGAACACCAAATAACATAGTAACACCTTCGCTCTGCATTTGCTCGGCATATTTAATATTAGCTTCTTCATCAAAACGTGCTCTCAACTCAATAGAAACAATTACTTTTTTTCCATTTTTAGCTGCGTTTATTAGAGAGCTTGCTACGTGAGAAATTTGCGCAAGTCTATATATAGTTATCTTTATAGACCTAACTTGTGGATCTAATGCAGCTTCTCTTAAAAATCTAACGACATAAGAAAATGTATGATATGGTGTATGTACCATAAAGTCCTTTTTGGAAATGGCACTAAAAACACTTTGTTGAAGGTTGAGCCCTTTTACTGGTAAAGGTGTTATTTTTTCGTAAAGCAAATCTTTTCTACCTAAACTCGGGAAACCCATATAATCTCTACGATTATGATAGCGTCCTCCAGGTATAACACTATCTTTACTATCAATGCCCATTTTTTCCATAAGGTACTCTAGAGTATCATCATCCAAAGTTTTGTCATATACAAATCTGACAGGTTCTCCAATCTGCCTGTCTTTTACACTATCAGAAATTTTTGCCATGAAACTTTTACTCAAATCACTATCAAAATCTAACTCTCCGTCACGAGTAATCTTAATCATATTTGCTGAAATTGATGAATAATCAAATACATTAAGAATATCCTTTAGGCAGTAACGCAGCAGATCATCTATTAATATGATATAGTTTTTGCCGTTATGCTCTGGCAAAACGACAAACCTATCCATAGCTTTAGATATTTCTATTAATGCATATTGGTTAGTCCCATTCTTCAAATTCATCTTTACAGCAAGATATGCTGCTGTATCTTTTAGCAATGGCAACTCTACATCGTCACTGAGTATAATAGTAACTAGTGCTGGACTTACCTCTTGAAAGAAATAGTTTTTAATAAAGTCGTGATGAAATGTTTGGATTTTAGTTTCGTCAATGACATGTATATTTTCTTTTTCTAACTCTTTATATATACTACTTAAAATCTCTAGACTTGTAGTCTGGTGACCAATTACTATTTCAGTAATTTTATTAAGTAAATCGCTTGCTTTTATTCCACCAAGTTGATTTTTCCCTGCTTTTCCGACCTGATCAATGCGCTTTACTGTTGCATATCGTACTTTGAAAAATTCATCTAAATTATTAGAAAATATGCCTATAAATCGGAGGCGCTCTATCAATGGTACATTTTCATCAGCAGCTTCTTGAAGCACACGAGCATTAAATTGTAGCCAACTTAGTTCACGATTTACATAAATATGGTCAAGTTTACTCATCAATAAAATCTTTTTTCAAATATAACCGTTCAAGAAAACAAGTACTACTATATTATGCAAAAATTATGGTCTAAAATCTCTAGGAAACATAACAAGCTCGGTTTGTCCATACTTAGCGTGTTCCCAAGTTTCAATATTAAAATTCAAAACGACCAAACCAGAAGTAGGCAAGTTGTCAATATACATGTCACCACAAGTATTTGCAATTGAAGTAAATGCGTGGTTATGCCCAAAAATGAGTACCGTATTTAAACTATTATCTAAAGTATTAATAAAGTGCATGACATTTTCTCCAGAAAAATCATATAAACTATCTACGATGCTTATTGAATCTTTTGCCAATCCAAGGTTATTTACAAATATTTCGCAAGTACTATGAGCTCTCTTAGCAGGACTGGAATAAACCTTTTCTATTTTATATTTTTTTTTATTGAATTCGGTAGAAATGATTAATGCATCATTAATTCCTCTTTTTTTTAAAGGTCGATTTCTATCACTTACATTATGCCCCCAAGAAGATTTACCATGCCTTACAAGAATTATTTTTTTATTTATCATCGATGAAATGCAATTTTTTACGTTTAAATGTTTTATTTATCAGATTATAGTTATACATTGCGGCAAATTATTAAACTAAATCAGTATTGTCTTATACAACTTAAATTATGTTTATTTTAAAAATTAATAAAAAAATGTGATAATTTTACTTTTTATTAACATAAAAATTGGTTTAACTGTTAATATATAAACAAAAGGTAATAAGTATAGCTTAAGAGCAATTAAATCTGTTAAAGTAACAAATAAGTCCTGTCAACGATTATTCTTGTACTTAGGGAGATTTATTTGCTACTAAAGGTACTTGTACGTTTTTTTGCTTAGCTATTATAAATTAATAAATCCATTTAGTACTGCAATAAAGTACGACTCCCTCTAATAAAACATAAGAAAAGAAAATGTTGTTGGTTAGTATTAGAATATTCAAAATATTCCAGTTCAAACTTTCAGCGCATAAATATTTTAGATAACACTTAGCATTATGAAAAACAAGTACAATTGTAATTATCAAAAAACTAATAAATTAATTTATGTTTTTAGGTTTATTTTAATTTTACTACCTGCATTCGCTCTGGCTCAGAATTGTAATACGAATTTAGATGTTAAAAAAAATAGAACGTTTAAATCTATTAGTTCAATGAATGGTAATAAAACCATTTTTGCCATGAGCATTGAGAACACATCTACCAAAATGCAAACGTATTCAGTGACTGCCGTAAAATCAGCTTCAGATTGTTCTAACAAAACCTTAAGAAGACAAAGAAATGAAGCCAATGTTGATGTGTTAGTTTCATTTTCAGATAATTTAAAAAACGTTTCAGTATATCCAGGACAAGTAACTGATTTCACGGTTACAATTACTGCTCCTAAAGGTACAGAAATGAATAAATGGGGTTGTACAAAAATTATAGCCGCAACGAAAGACTGTGCTGAAGCGGATTCCGTGATATTGAGTACATATATAGCAACTAACCAAGAGTAATTAAGAAA
This DNA window, taken from Winogradskyella sp. PC-19, encodes the following:
- the ppk1 gene encoding polyphosphate kinase 1, with the translated sequence MSKLDHIYVNRELSWLQFNARVLQEAADENVPLIERLRFIGIFSNNLDEFFKVRYATVKRIDQVGKAGKNQLGGIKASDLLNKITEIVIGHQTTSLEILSSIYKELEKENIHVIDETKIQTFHHDFIKNYFFQEVSPALVTIILSDDVELPLLKDTAAYLAVKMNLKNGTNQYALIEISKAMDRFVVLPEHNGKNYIILIDDLLRYCLKDILNVFDYSSISANMIKITRDGELDFDSDLSKSFMAKISDSVKDRQIGEPVRFVYDKTLDDDTLEYLMEKMGIDSKDSVIPGGRYHNRRDYMGFPSLGRKDLLYEKITPLPVKGLNLQQSVFSAISKKDFMVHTPYHTFSYVVRFLREAALDPQVRSIKITIYRLAQISHVASSLINAAKNGKKVIVSIELRARFDEEANIKYAEQMQSEGVTMLFGVPGLKVHSKMCIIEREEEKKLKRYGFISTGNFNESTARIYTDFTLLTADQKLLKDVNKVFSFFEVNYKIYRYKHIITSPHYTQTKLFTLIDNEIANANEGKPAYVKLKMNSISSYKMIDKLYEASNHGVKIQMIVRGICCLVPGVEGMSENIEVISIVDKFLEHTRLYIFGNNSDPKIYISSADWMTRNIENRVEVSCPIYDTGIKKELQDMFEIYWMDNVKARVISQNQDNSYRVASSGKKIRSQFEVYEYYKNQLEN
- a CDS encoding SixA phosphatase family protein, which encodes MINKKIILVRHGKSSWGHNVSDRNRPLKKRGINDALIISTEFNKKKYKIEKVYSSPAKRAHSTCEIFVNNLGLAKDSISIVDSLYDFSGENVMHFINTLDNSLNTVLIFGHNHAFTSIANTCGDMYIDNLPTSGLVVLNFNIETWEHAKYGQTELVMFPRDFRP
- a CDS encoding Fn3-like domain-containing protein, which gives rise to MNGNKTIFAMSIENTSTKMQTYSVTAVKSASDCSNKTLRRQRNEANVDVLVSFSDNLKNVSVYPGQVTDFTVTITAPKGTEMNKWGCTKIIAATKDCAEADSVILSTYIATNQE